The following proteins come from a genomic window of Halanaerobiaceae bacterium ANBcell28:
- a CDS encoding UvrD-helicase domain-containing protein, with protein MLLRIIKSFFNLFIDEEQEYIDRKIREYHDLFYKTGKYPLNPKQCEAVIKNKKYNQVIAAAGTGKTTVLAYRIKYLIEEGIDPKRILAITYSKKAAKEMEIRLKRQFSINKVEVRTIHSFAYKIIRKEYKEPQSIVTAYEMKKFIRNEINHLINNDADFQNYYFKFFRYYHNEELNNSIFEDDTELITKMTINNFTLLDNFIMFIDLAKKNNIKVEEIEKLLNKNNESQYYFGLSAKILYEKYHLYLLKNQKLDFNDMIYKSIDILKKKPEKYYKEYDHMLVDEFQDVSLAHIKFIKNFFTKGSNMNLFCVGDDWQSIYSFQGSEPKYFIKFENYFGQAAKTYLTDNYRCPATILDAGNSLISNNKNQIKKKVRANNKNDSRPVLHILEKKLNYKDFLARYTLILLKNLLKQGSKPSDIMILCRYDEAVPYLDKVKNYLRKEKIPYQGKSNDYYNPKDQSRKPKNAVSVFSIHQSKGCEADNVILVHAVAKGPHSFPEAARENELLDTVKINKVDHLEEERRLFYVAMTRTAKNLHILSQENNISPFIKEIRPYIKVKKIVSNSTETAEYIDIKAKVETLWKEHSSKIKQVGLLKTKAGKVVKFLSWENANAPLLEENRWYELRKLKVSEFNNKRQLVLTSITEVSHLTKKH; from the coding sequence ATGTTATTAAGAATAATCAAAAGCTTTTTTAATTTATTTATAGATGAAGAACAAGAATATATTGACAGAAAGATTAGAGAGTATCATGATCTTTTTTATAAGACTGGCAAATATCCATTAAATCCTAAGCAATGTGAGGCTGTCATTAAAAATAAAAAATATAATCAAGTTATTGCAGCAGCTGGGACAGGTAAAACCACTGTTCTAGCATATAGAATAAAATATCTTATTGAAGAAGGAATAGATCCTAAAAGGATATTAGCTATTACATATTCAAAAAAAGCAGCTAAGGAAATGGAGATACGCTTAAAAAGACAATTTAGTATAAATAAGGTTGAAGTAAGGACTATTCATTCTTTTGCTTACAAGATAATTAGAAAAGAATATAAGGAACCCCAATCAATTGTAACAGCATATGAAATGAAAAAATTTATAAGAAATGAAATTAATCATTTAATTAATAACGATGCTGATTTTCAAAATTATTACTTTAAGTTTTTCAGATATTATCATAATGAAGAATTGAATAATTCAATTTTTGAAGACGATACAGAGTTAATTACTAAGATGACAATTAATAATTTTACTTTGCTGGATAATTTCATAATGTTTATAGATCTTGCTAAAAAGAATAATATTAAGGTAGAAGAAATAGAGAAACTTTTAAATAAAAATAATGAAAGTCAATATTACTTTGGATTAAGCGCAAAAATACTATATGAGAAATATCACTTATATTTATTAAAAAATCAAAAGCTTGATTTCAATGATATGATTTATAAGTCTATTGATATATTAAAAAAGAAGCCAGAAAAGTATTATAAAGAATACGATCATATGCTAGTTGATGAGTTTCAAGATGTATCCCTAGCTCATATTAAGTTTATTAAAAATTTTTTTACAAAAGGTTCAAATATGAACTTATTCTGTGTAGGTGATGATTGGCAAAGTATTTATTCTTTTCAGGGTTCAGAACCAAAATATTTTATCAAGTTTGAAAATTATTTTGGACAGGCAGCAAAAACATATTTAACTGATAACTATAGGTGTCCAGCTACAATACTGGATGCAGGAAATTCATTAATTTCAAATAATAAAAATCAAATTAAGAAAAAAGTAAGGGCTAATAATAAAAATGATTCAAGGCCCGTTTTACATATCTTAGAAAAGAAATTGAACTACAAAGATTTTCTTGCTAGATATACTTTAATTTTGCTAAAAAATTTATTAAAACAAGGTTCTAAGCCATCGGATATTATGATTCTATGTCGGTATGATGAAGCTGTTCCTTATCTTGATAAAGTAAAAAATTATTTAAGAAAAGAAAAAATACCCTATCAAGGAAAATCTAATGATTATTATAATCCTAAAGACCAATCAAGAAAACCTAAAAACGCTGTTTCAGTATTTTCTATTCATCAATCTAAGGGATGTGAGGCAGATAATGTAATCTTAGTTCATGCAGTTGCTAAAGGTCCTCATAGCTTTCCAGAAGCAGCGAGGGAAAACGAATTATTAGATACAGTCAAAATAAATAAAGTGGACCATCTTGAGGAAGAAAGAAGACTCTTCTATGTAGCTATGACACGTACAGCTAAAAATCTTCATATTCTAAGTCAAGAAAATAATATATCACCGTTTATAAAAGAAATACGACCTTATATAAAAGTAAAGAAAATAGTCAGTAATTCAACAGAGACTGCTGAATATATAGATATAAAAGCTAAAGTTGAAACTCTTTGGAAAGAACATAGTTCAAAGATAAAACAAGTAGGATTATTAAAAACCAAGGCAGGGAAAGTTGTCAAGTTTCTATCCTGGGAAAATGCTAATGCTCCACTGCTCGAAGAAAATAGATGGTATGAATTACGCAAGTTGAAAGTATCTGAATTTAATAATAAAAGACAATTAGTGCTTACTAGTATTACTGAGGTAAGTCATTTAACAAAAAAGCATTAA